A region from the Gemmatimonadales bacterium genome encodes:
- the ftsH gene encoding ATP-dependent zinc metalloprotease FtsH gives MADRLPTRPPRPSWGNLSKNLALWLLVGLLALALFQMMSRQRSPTQEFSYTEFIKQLDAGNVKQVEIFDGKRVEGDFNAPVAQDGRQAKSFQVLLPIANSEELIQKLDSAGVDIVAREPKGGITAILIAALPWIVILGLWFFLLRQLQAGGSRAFAFGKSKAKLLAGDTPKITFADVAGADEAKVELQEIIEFLKDPQKFTRLGGRLPKGALLVGPPGTGKTLLAKAAAGEAGRPFFSMSGSDFVEMFVGVGASRVRDLFEQGKSHAPCIIFIDEIDAVGRHRGAGLGGGHDEREQTLNQLLVEMDGFESNEGVILIAATNRPDVLDPALLRPGRFDRQIVVDAPDVRGREGILRVHTRKIPLSADVRLDVIAKGTPGMAGADLANLVNEAAVLAARKNKSLVDMIDFEEAKDKVMLGVERRSLVLTEDERRLTAYHEAGHAIVALKTPGSDPVHKVTIVPRGRALGLTASLPEVDRHNYTKEWLIGSLAMFFGGRVAEELVFGAEKVTTGAGNDIERATALARRMVTQFGMSNVVGPLAVGDKEQEIFLGREFAQRREISERTAQMVDAEVKRLVDEAYARATEILSANRPLLDSIAHALLDRETIDREDLDRLVRGAPLPPRLPPSEPPSPVPAATAPKPAPQPSRAPILGAPPAEPAGA, from the coding sequence ATGGCAGACCGACTCCCAACGAGACCCCCGCGACCGAGCTGGGGAAACCTGAGCAAGAACCTCGCCCTGTGGCTGCTGGTGGGGTTACTCGCGCTGGCGCTGTTCCAGATGATGAGCCGTCAGCGGAGCCCGACTCAGGAGTTCTCCTACACCGAGTTCATCAAGCAGCTCGATGCGGGGAACGTAAAGCAGGTGGAGATCTTCGACGGCAAACGCGTCGAGGGCGACTTCAACGCGCCGGTGGCGCAGGACGGCCGACAGGCGAAGAGCTTCCAGGTACTGCTGCCGATCGCCAACAGCGAGGAGTTGATCCAGAAGCTCGACAGCGCTGGCGTCGACATCGTGGCGCGCGAGCCCAAGGGCGGCATCACCGCAATTCTCATCGCGGCCCTTCCGTGGATCGTGATCCTCGGCCTCTGGTTCTTCCTGCTGCGGCAACTGCAGGCGGGCGGCAGCCGCGCGTTCGCGTTCGGCAAGTCCAAGGCAAAGCTGCTCGCGGGTGACACGCCCAAGATCACTTTTGCCGACGTGGCCGGCGCGGACGAGGCCAAGGTCGAGCTGCAGGAGATCATCGAGTTCCTGAAGGATCCGCAGAAGTTCACCCGGCTGGGCGGACGCTTGCCTAAGGGCGCGCTGCTCGTGGGGCCCCCCGGTACCGGCAAGACGCTCCTGGCCAAGGCGGCGGCCGGCGAAGCAGGGCGCCCCTTCTTCTCGATGTCCGGGTCCGACTTCGTCGAGATGTTCGTCGGCGTGGGCGCGAGCCGGGTGCGCGACCTCTTCGAGCAGGGCAAGAGCCACGCGCCGTGCATCATCTTCATCGATGAGATCGACGCAGTGGGCCGGCATCGCGGCGCCGGTCTGGGCGGGGGCCACGACGAGCGGGAGCAGACGCTGAACCAATTGCTGGTCGAGATGGACGGCTTCGAGTCGAATGAAGGCGTCATTCTCATCGCCGCCACCAACCGGCCCGACGTGCTCGACCCGGCGCTGCTCCGGCCGGGGCGCTTCGACCGGCAGATCGTGGTCGACGCGCCCGACGTGCGCGGGCGGGAAGGCATCCTTCGGGTGCACACCCGGAAGATCCCGCTCTCCGCCGACGTGCGGCTCGACGTGATCGCCAAGGGCACGCCGGGTATGGCGGGCGCGGACCTCGCCAACCTGGTGAACGAGGCCGCGGTGCTCGCGGCGCGGAAGAACAAGAGCCTGGTCGACATGATCGATTTCGAGGAGGCGAAGGACAAGGTGATGCTTGGCGTCGAGCGGCGGAGCCTCGTGCTCACCGAAGACGAGCGCCGCCTCACCGCGTATCACGAGGCCGGTCACGCCATCGTTGCCCTCAAGACGCCGGGCAGCGACCCGGTGCACAAGGTCACGATCGTGCCGCGCGGCCGCGCCCTCGGCCTCACCGCTTCGCTCCCCGAGGTCGATCGTCACAACTACACCAAGGAGTGGCTGATCGGCAGTCTCGCGATGTTCTTCGGCGGGCGGGTGGCCGAGGAGCTGGTGTTTGGCGCCGAAAAGGTGACGACCGGGGCGGGGAACGATATCGAGCGTGCCACTGCGCTCGCCCGCCGGATGGTGACGCAGTTCGGCATGAGCAACGTGGTCGGTCCGCTTGCGGTGGGCGATAAGGAGCAGGAAATCTTCCTGGGCCGCGAGTTCGCCCAGCGGCGCGAGATCTCGGAGCGCACCGCGCAGATGGTGGACGCCGAGGTGAAGCGCCTGGTGGACGAGGCGTACGCACGCGCCACCGAAATCCTCTCGGCCAACCGTCCGCTGCTCGACAGCATCGCGCATGCGCTGCTCGATCGCGAGACGATCGACCGCGAGGACCTGGACCGCCTCGTGAGAGGCGCGCCGCTTCCGCCGCGGCTCCCGCCGAGCGAGCCGCCATCGCCGGTGCCTGCTGCCACGGCCCCCAAGCCGGCGCCGCAGCCCTCGCGCGCGCCGATCCTCGGCGCACCGCCGGCCGAACCCGCCGGCGCGTGA